The genomic interval gtctctatcgtgttcaaaagccaAATTAGCAATTTTCGGCCATTCAAGGAACCACAACTcaagaacccatgatgggatatgaccagttttcaaaagggaCAAAGATCTTTTGCAagtacaagttatgtgcaagttagATTAAATTccattgcaaactgtggtctctatcgtgttcgcaAGAAAATTGTGAACTTAGATAGTGATCTATAACAGtgttaagtttcataaagatcagccCATGGATTACTTTATGTGGAAATCTATGTAACGAAAAGCAGAAAAGGGGCAATGTCTCTAATGTTACTGAAGTTATACTAATGAAAGCGGCTCATGCACCACCGTCCAATGGTGATCTATTTAAAAGTTTGTGTAAAGTATCGTGAAGATCCATCTATAAGATACCTAGATACAGTCAAACATCTTCATTCATACCAAATCTAGGTGAAAACACCAAATTTATTAGGTCAAGGGTGGAAACTATGTGTGAGCAAATGTCATGTCTTAATCAATCATTATGTGAggttttaaattataattacattatttcttgaattataaacatttttccgTTTCTTTCAGATGGACGCACGGGCGGACGCACGCACGAgttatctatatatttatatagcttTAATTATTCATACCTGTTTAAGATAAACAATTAAAGCTAAATGCAAAACTATAAAAGAACTTCAAAGCCACTATTTATTAGGCTATCATAACTAAAGAAAACAaggtacagtgcaacctctgtagagcaacactcTTTGGGAAATACAGATATTGATTGTTATGTTGAGGTTGTTGTTctagagaggtaaatttgatTGTATATTTCAGctttgggaaattttgatgaagttgttatagagaggtttttgcttaagagagggccgctcttgAGAGGTTGTTCTGTAATACATATAGTTCGATTACTatgtcatacgtgtttacacgttttcagcCTAAAATATCTTTATATCGTTTGTTAAGTTTCGCGTGGATGATATTGTGTGTATATAACTTGCTTATCAaggcatttagcttcagtcagcCTGGTGGTAGAGAGATAAATACCATCAAACAAGACTACTCCGACACAAACTGTAAGTACATTTTCTTTCAGTTAAAAATAAGCTTAGTTTTGAAATGCTGTCGTGTATATATCATGTAgcgaaagaaaaacaacaacataactTTATTGAAcagtttaaataacattttctgcACATTCGTTCTTTTTTGAGACATTGGATTAGATAAGATTTGCTTCGTCCCCATATTGCATTAGTTGGTTATTAAAATCACTAATCTTAAATtcggaaaaatatatgaaacagatCGATATTTGTCTAGTGGAAAAATATCTctttatcatttgttttttttttatttgatatattcataaaatgaacattaagtactgaaaaatatataatcagatGTGTATGGCAACTGCTTCAACTTCagaatgtatttttcttttcaaaatgacaatatattgtggtacatattgtaattatttcaaacatatgatttatacatgtattcattcGGTTACAAAGCAATTTGATTGAAACAACAGGGAATATACAAAAACAGCGTTATTTACCGAATTGCACATACTGTCATAAACAAATTATTCATTGATGTTACAGCTACAATGATGTTCAGAATTCTATTTTTCCTGGGTGTCATAACCAGTGTTTCGTGCGAGTGCCCTGCAAAACAATTTTGTTTCCCAAGGCAATGGAAAAGCTTGGTAAACTTTGTGAATGTAATCGGTGAAGGAAATGGTACCGTACAAATCACACCGGTAATAATTATTATAGTTTTTAATCTGCTATTGAATAATCAATTGAgccacgccacgagaaaaccaacatagtgcgtttgcgaccagcattgatctagaccagcctgcgcatccgcgcagtcttatcaggagccatgctgttcgctttcaaagcccattgcaattagagaaaccgttagcgaacagcacggatcctgaccagactgcgcggatgcgcaggctggtctggatccctgctggtcgcaaagcctctatgttggttttctcgtggtgcgacTCAATTCCTGTTTTAATCAGTTCtgaatatcaaaaaattaaatgtggaatTAGTGCAAGACTATTTATGACACTCTCCTTACTAGTAAATATTAATCTATATTAATGTAACCAGATAATTGCTTCTATCCGAATGTAAATACTAAAGGTGGTAAACCACATTCaagcaacattttctgacatttttcagttttcatacattctgtatgattttttttttaaaggaacaaAATGACCTATtgcatagagttagattcctattagaaatgtataaccttttaatttttgatgaaattttgtaattatctcccttcgatataaaagtgtttaaaaagtggaatgtttctttttatttcaatatcatttctagtttaacatttgaatttgataaatattgaaatatttcaactacctgaaacaaactgCAAAGTTTGAAACAACGCGTGTCTTCGGAACTAATTGATTTTCAAGTCAATCAGGGTTGCGCAACCAAGGGAAGCAATAATAACTTAAGTTTATAAACTTGCATGTTTATGAACTTTGGCAAATGATGTACTTgccaatgcaaatctttgacagctttattacaatagtgtttatatacatattattccttaggcaaattttaattattaaatttatacttaataataaattatgctaaaataacgctatcttggttggACAACAAGGATAgggaaatcaaaattaaaaaaaatgctttgagtAAAAGTCAGATAAGTATTAAGAACTTGGTGAACACAAATCAGTGTAAATGAGCGGTTGcttaagtttcgaacaaatcaATCATTTGGCCGAAATTGATTAGCCACCTTAAACGGACGTTACTCTCGTGAATAGATTTGATCAAACTGAGTCTAGCATTAAGTAGGAAAATATTAAACATGGTGATGACGTTATTAACTAGAATGTAATATAAATACTTAAATGTGGATTTATCGTTGACTGAAATTATTATTTGGAGTTAAGATGCGATGTAATGATTTCACCTGTGAGCAATTGAGGTGAGTAGTACAATGTTCATAAACTGAGTGTATTTAATGTTGTCGTTACACTTTCAGGGCAGTGCTCACATCTTCGTTGACGATGTTGATGCAAAATTAAGATTAGACATTCATAAATCACATGGAACTGGTACTTTAATAGTATTGTACAAAGAGGTATGTAACATTACTTAACCAATAAATCAAAGTCAAGAAAGGACAGATGAGTTGGTACATTCAGGTTGTATGTCCTATTTCAATGTGTGTGATTGCATGTACAGTtcattaacaaataactggcaattttaaacaaaatacaattcaGTCAAACAATTCAGAAGAGATATTTTATCTCAAGGAcgtattttgtattattcttttAGACTTTATACTTATAACgttgatacattttttttgtacagtGATATTACTAGCTCGCTTACAATTGTTCGGTTGTTTCAAACATAGCTTGTTTAAAACATAGCTTTGAAGGGTATATAAAATGTATGCTGAAATAAGTAGTGAGTTTCAATCCTAGAAATTTGGCAACACGCATGCCGCTAAAACGACACAAAGTTCAACAAACGTATCTGATTTGTTAATCTTCCAGTcgtaatatatataaacaatgagtACCATTTTTCATCGTAAGCTTTAACTACAGAAGACATTGTAAAATATTCTTGACCgttacataaaattattttattacatgcaATAAACATACTGATTAACTTGAACTAATATTTTAAAAGCAAGAAAACAttgtatacatttaaaaataaaaattgtcgaCGAAACATGCTACCATTAAGTTTACTAATAGAAATTTATTACTTAAGTACTTCAAAGATGTGTATAACCTTACACAGCCCTACTTGTAACACAGGAAACTATTTTCTGGTGTcctttaaataaatatgtacttttgTTTAAATACCTGTAAATATTACTTACTTGTTTAGATGTTTGACAGACGTATAACATTCTCAGATCAAAGTAGATATGGTTACTTATTCATTCGCCAATCCTATTTAATGGATATTATGAATAGATTACGTGCACCATTGTATTTGTAATCATTTATGATACATGAATCAAACAGCAATTTTAAAatagtggttaaggcgtccgtcGCTCTACCCAGGGGTCATTCTCATGTTACACAAGTACTTCATTTCATATGACACAACTACTGACCTACAGTGATATGATTCGAAAAGATTCATATAGATCTCAAAGCTAGCTTTATTCACAATCAGGCTAATGAAGTTAGTACATACCAAATGAAATTGTAATATGATGAAATTTTCTAGTACACGTATATATAAATTAATCGATTCGGTCCCAAAGCTAACAAATCTCAATACATAGAATTCTTTTGTTTCTATCAGCATGTTGGGTACTACATCGAGAACAATAAATGTACACCAGTTAAACCTGATCTGAAATACAACTTGACCCTCTGTACTCCAGGTAAATATATTCTACTCTTGAAAAAAAGCTGTAATCAGAAATACAGGTAACAAAAGTTAACATAACATTCTGTCATAAATCGGTCTCTAGAACTGCATCGGTCAGCAAAATTCCATATGCAATGGCACAttatgatttgagccgtgccatgagaaaaccaacatagtgggttggcgaccagcatgggtccagaccagactgttcgctaacagtttctctatttgctataggctctgaaagcgaacagcatggatcctgaccagactgcgcgaatttCTTCTACGTTATTCGCAAGGTATTTCCGTTTACGTTTGATATAAagtattaataaataaaatgaccttccaggttattttaagaaataacttCTATCAAGGTGAATGCCCCTCATAGGATGTAGTAAAATTCAACTGTCCTCATTCCGATTCTGAATATATGTATATCGACATTATTCACTGTAAAATTATTGAACGGTATATTATTTGGGCATTTATATGCTCCCGGACAAAATAATTACAGgtagaaaaattgaaaatgagccgcgccatgagaaaaccaacgtaatGGCTTTCCAGACCAGCTTGctcatccacgcagtctggtgaagatccatgctgttcgcttacagtttctccaattccaataggctttaaaagtgaacagcaaggatcctgaccagactgcgcggatgcgcagtactgtctggatccatgctggtagcaaacccactatgttggttttcccatgacacgacTCAAATGTATTCTTCTATGATTATTTATCTGTATAATTGTATCAATAATATGCTAATAGATGACACAAGTTGCTACGATTGGTTAATTAGAACCTGTTATAAAACATCATCTTGATATTATAGATACTAAAAGATGAGTTGTATTTCTGTTGCAGAAAACGCAAACATCTCTAAGCCGTACCTTATCGGATACAAGCCAAGTATCAAAGCTGTCGACTACAACTTTCATTTCTTTGTTCCCAATGCCGTGCTCAGTGTTGAGGATAACACTGCTCCTGTATCCCTGAGAATGTTTGGGACTCTCACTGGCAGTacgtaacatttttttaaatataaatcatctTAATTTGCCATCTTAGTTTGTCTTGTTAGTTGTGTGTTTAGCGCCTTTCTCAAcagtaacctaaccagtgttttttTATTCTTTACTAGTTCTAAGTTGACCACAAGTAGCTGCAATCTTCTCCCCATGAATAAGACGTGTAGGACGAATGCTTACGGGcacaaaaccttttttttttttaaacatatttactaCAGATGTAGTACTTGAATATAGTTTTAGAATTAATTGATATTTCTTTAGCACGATATATAATACAATTGCACAAAACGTTGATGGACTGGTGTGCTATACAATATCATCCTACCGTGTTTTGTTAATGAATATTTCAGAGTTTTCTATGCAGAGTACACTGTTGTTTGAAAACTTCTCGCCAACAAAACCAAATCCGAAGGTTTTCGATGTTCCACGTATATGTAAACACATCATTGACAAACAGGTATTAATGGCGTTTCTTCTATTTTTGCATGTAGCTTGCCGAACAATAAAACGCAAGTTTTATGTAGTAAGGTTAAGCATAACACAATATGTAGTCAGTTTCAGTGTAACAATGAAATTTTATCCGCTAAAATCTCCATATGTAAGTATATTTGtctatttttgaattatttgaatTGATACACATCTGAAAATATCTTTAACTTTTGTTAACAGATTGTGTAAAACGGACTATATTTTTACCGACTATAAAAAGATATAGGTCACAAAATATATGAAACGTCTTTACGATCACAAGTCTTAAAACTACACCCAAATGTTTTTCCGCATATTTCTACAGAATTACCTGCCAGAGGACTCTGATCAGTTTTAATGCCCGagttcatatatttttaaatataattgcaATGTACAAACCTTCGAGGATTTTAAGATGCATACAACTGTTTTATGTACTGAAGTAAGGGAATATTTGAAAAGACAGAGAAAAACATGCCAGAGCTAAATGGCGAAATGTTAGTCCGGAAGTTGTCTTGTCCGGAATTCGTGATGttatgtttttctatataataaaaaactaaatacaaaacaaataaaagcaaGTGGTGTTAACGAAGTTTAACCTCATTGATACCTTATGATGTCTACAGTAACTATAATATTTTCAAACGTCGATTGAGGCCATTATTGTGGAGACATGACCTAACAAATCAAATATGTGTGCTATTAATGTAATAATATCAGTATAACAAGATGGCTATCAAATGATCTTTCTTAATTGAATACATTTCCTCATTATTTTTAGGAAAATGCTGAAATATGGCAGACTTTGGCTAGCAGGCAACTTTCAGAACTGATGCAGTAAATTCCCGAAGTAGTCACATGTTTATATTAGCTCAAAATGTTAGAATTTCTTCGCGCACCTACTTGTTGTATGTATCAAGACTAGTTTCATTTGTTACTGTTCGACACGCTTACATGCATTTCAAAGTTCTCGTGAATAGAAGCTTTTGGTGAATTCTATCCAGTTTCACCATAGCGTAAAAATGTAGGAAATCATGAAACAACTGTGTTcagccatttaaaaaaaatgttttcaagacagttagttttcattattttttgttatgaTTCTTAATATGTAAAATTGCATACATATTAATAATTGTACATGTAGTTATCAACATACTAGAATACTGACCAAGCACTGATTCAGTTTCAATAAATATATCACAGCATATACAGAGAGTCAGCTTGTTTCTTATAGTTCAATACCCAATCCACAAAGCAGACTTCAGATGAACTTTGAACCTTGAAAGATATACCATGAAAATCAGACTCTTGATTGCAGCAAAATTCTTGCTTAAATATCTGAAACTCTCCTTCGTCTACTTAAAACTATGAATCtgtttattaaattttctttcaagAAAGTAACACCTTATATATACGAGTGTGGTGTGATAAACGATTGTAATGTAGCTAAAACAAAACCAACTGTGTTGAAATTGTCAATGTATATGGTCATCTTATTTGGATAAGTCATTGAAAAACAATTTGCATGTATCTGCAATAATTTCTACAGAAGCGCGTTAGTCTCATATTTTCGGGACTGTTTTAAAAATAAGGTTAATGCTTgtcaatgaaaacaaaacaaaaggccGAAGTTTTCAAGtaccatttgagccgcgccatgagaaaaccaacattattatggtgggtttgcgaccagcatggatccagaccagcctgcgcatccgcgcagtctggttaggatccatgctgttcgctaacaggttctctaattgcaatatgctttaaaaacgaatagcatggatcctaccaaactgcgcggatgcgcaggctggtctagatccatgctggtcgcaaagtcactttgttgactttttgatggcacggctcatttagtttGTTTTATCTTGCTTTCCGTGCGACATATTCACAAACTGAGTGGCAAGCCGAAAACAAGTTACTGTAGTACTAAccccaaagagactctttctgAGCAGCATGTGTTGTTTCTCTATTTTGCCtatattatatgattaaacatTGATTTAAGTTACTAGTCATTGAAAGAAAATTTGAAACTTTGATTAAGGCTTGATGATTTCAAAAGTACTCTCCTTTCCAGAAATGTGCTTCTCGGTAATTTTGCGTAGTATGAAGAAAGTATTGGGATATACCTGCACGACACAAGATATTTAATTTGGCATATAATTCCGTAAGAGCATATTTTCTGACAAGCATGAGACAAAATTGAGTGTTTTAAAAAATCCTTTGTACGCAAGacacatatttcataaaaatagtcaAAATTCATTCTTCAAAACGTCTTTACTTTATCAAAGGTATAACCTTCcgacttattttgttttatataaaatgtccAAATTACATAACAATTAAATTTGACCAAAACTTTCTATTACACATAATATTATTTTCTCTTATTTAACCTACCCATCATGACATAGTTACGACTGTACCAATATTGGATCATTATAATAACTATTGAGTAATTAGATTCCAGTATCAAGATATTCATTTATGTAGTTACgtttctcaaagaaacaaaaagaatattttagcatttttgtATTGAACaagtagaaataaataaaatgaaacctTTTCATCAGACAGCTAAATTAAACGGGTATCTCGAGATAAAATATTATTCAGAGAAAGTTGTGAGACGTCATACTTCCGTTCATGTAAGACTAGCAAGTTCAGCTTAAATctaatatggttaacattttcCATGTACATAATGtgtaatatatgttatatatataattatatatatcaggatgtcacagggtgagaaaaatgtgcagtcagtccggggcttgAACACGGGACCCCTAGCTTACAGATCTACCGactgagtaaaattgaaaaagtggaaacttcacaggttgcCCAAcaggacaaaaacgaaaatgttgcaggctcggtttgattgagcctgttcatggacggtagtggaaatgcatgctaccgtccacgccctctagccccgggttgagcagaactcaaaatttacacatgtacacaaagcaatttagagacatccgcagatgaaGGTGAAACCGGCTGACTGACACATATGCTTCCCTTGAcaaagtccgtaccgtgacatacatcCCCACACATTGGAAATTCGTCCTTGAATTCCGGAGGCACATAATGCTGCAAGTGACGTAAGACTAACCGAGCAAGCATGCCACGGTCTCCCGTTgtgcgccaaatgtcacagggtgagaaataTGGGCAGTCAGTCCGAGGCTTGAGCCCGGGACCACTCGCTTACGCGGCGAGAGCTCTACTAATTGAGCAAACTGACACATATCATCTCcctacgtgaccaagtccgtacaatgaaaatgataaaattgaatgCTTTTTCGAAAGTAGGAGTAATTTGTTAcgtgataatgaatattttcagtGATAGGCCTACTTCAAATTGAACAGcaagcaaatatattttttttgtaaaagtacaCGTGCAACCTAACTGTTATCGAAACTAAACTGTCTTACATTTAAAGAGTAAAGAAAGTTTTTGGGAAATACCTCTTCTTTAGAAACAcataaatttgcataaaataGTAATATAAACTCCCTACCTATAAAAATGTGAATGAAATAACGACAGGGTGTATTAAGAACACGTTGTTACATTTACAAAATAGAAAACGTGAAAGCTacaaaggtcgctcaacacgaaaaAGCGAAAATGTTGCAGAATCCGTTTCattgagcatgttcatggacggttggatgagcatgctaccgtccacgccctctggccCCCGGTTAGAGCAGGACTCAACTCATTAACACATGCcatgtacaaaaataatttacggCGATGCACATAGAACCATCAATGATACACTTGAATGTAACTCAATgagaagcggcgtatggtccacagttaaaataatgggttagccctaaacgagaaaacaatgagcagaactaaacaagcTGGAATTTTGAAAGAGAAACTGGGGCTacatggagcctgcatatcacaggaactgccaaacgACAAAGTTAAAAAGCAGGCACAAtgtccaaggggtgattatacaatacccaaagctatgaaagcgggagtattggaacaaaCCAAACCGGAATggaatgttcaagctgagaaacaaaacagtaccaataacacgacataaaagtcgtgctgaacgatctgagaagatcgaaatatcaCAGTTAACATGTATGACAAATTTAtgcaaaagtatttgataatCCAGCTGCAAATCAATATAAAACGATTTCAACTTTGGttacagaaaataaatgaaaacaggAAAGTTGAATCCCACAAGTTGCCAAGGTCCGtagttaaagaaaaacaaaaaatcagaaaGAAGATTAATACTTCAAATATACTGGTTCCGTGGCTTGTTTAGAGGGCAGCTTAAAGTGAATTTGAAAATTCCGTGCGATGATACCTGTgctagaaaaatgaaaaatatacaagtttagaAAGGTCAGTGGAGAATAGAGCGAATGAATAGCATATTCATTGTGTCAATGTAGGCCTTTTTACATTGTCGATTTTAAGAATAGCCGAAATTGCACACCTAAGACCCTTGTGAGACATGTCCGTATTATCTGAAAATAATTGGCCTGAATCTTATATAGATGTGTACAGCAGGGGGCTAGGTTTAAACAATGGTGGTGAAAAAGGTCTATTTCGCAAATTTGTGTTGAATCGTGATAGATGGACCACAGGTTTGCCCGTCTTTCATTCACGATAGCCCAGACAGCCACTATACGGAGTTAAAATTTGATCTAAGCATTCCTGTTCTTTAACACAACAATTTGTCTTTCTTGACAAAACTATGTTTAGAGAAcatcataaataaataattaaatattaattgaaataattGTGCTTATACcttttttattaagaaaatgttCTTGGGCCACAATATGAAATTGTCCCTTGCCACCACAATACGATATTGTCCCTCACACCATAAACCGAAACTGTCCTTTATGCAGAAACAGTCGAATATCCCTTGTTAGTGAAAATATCGCTATTGTTTAATAATGTGGtcttaatattttgaattaatgggttatatatatatatatatatatatatatatatatatatatatatttcatcaatgcaatacCGTCTATAACGCTTTTATTACACATTTGCTTTAATGTCAGCTCCTCTCACAAACTTCCGGTTAGCCAATGACTTCCATCTAGAAGGCTCCGCACtaaagggggtgggggtggggatgggggcgACTAACGACACCACTTAGCTCCCGGATATACTAGTCACCTGTCACGATTTGTGTCGTACAAAAAAATGACACCCAGCCCCGACTACCCTAATATAGGTGCAAAAATGGAGTGCTAAACTGGCATGAAAATCGCTCGTTACAGCAAATTAATCTTGAACTTTTGATATACTCTACTTTGATCAGACAAGTTGACAATTTTCTTCGTTTCGACTGAGTCAAGGCTCATAACTCTGGAGATACTTATTCAAACATTTCTAACAAATTAACAATCTGCATAGGTATGGTTGAAATCACAGAATCAATACTCTAATGATCAAGTGGACACTGTCAGTGTTTCTTAGATGAAATGGAAAATATATCAGATCTGACAGATTATCGAACTTAATCTGCAGACACGGTCAGTGTTTGCAATTTTAACGTTAACATTATAACATTGGTGAACACTGGACATAattattatgcccataaacattctgaaaaagttaaCTGATCATAGGTTACGGCTATCATATCTGAGAGAGCAGAGAACCTTTGGTGTACGTCGAGCGCTCTCCCTATCACCTCACCCAGCGGATGATCCCTGCTCGAAAAACTGTATTTGACCCTGAAAACGGTTGTCCTAGGTCGAACTGCAACCAATATCCGGAGAAGCTACATATACACGTAAGATAGAAAGTATGCATTgaaaaatacatcatatttattgTCAGTCAACGAAACTTGCTCTTGATTAAATCGATAAAATcgacaaaatggaaaaaaaaagaactattcagcaaatatatatgtttatcttaaacAGGTAACAGCAATTAAAGCTAAATGCAAAATGTTGAAGTCACTGTTTGTTAACCAGGCTATCATAACTGAAGAAAACAAAGTAATACATAATTTGATCGTTGTAACAGTtgttaaacatagaaataaatcACAGATACTTACCAAACAAttgaaacaatttaaacaatttgaatcaTGCGAACCTTCGAAGatacaaagaaataatattaacaCATGATATAGTATGTTGTGAAAACCCGGATAGAGGACCCATTGTTAGTATTGTTTATAGGTACTAACAATAGAAAAACATGTTGGATGTttcttattgttttaaaaattgataGACATGTAACAAAGTTTCGCGTGTGTGATAGTGTGTATATAACTTGCTAATCTAGACCTTAAGCTTCAGTCAGCCAACAGAGAAGTTAAAGCCTTGATATCAAAGGAGACTATTCCGACAAAAATGTAAGTACAttgtttttagttttctttttaagCTAAGTTTTGGAATTCTATATTGTACATATAAAAAGAACtaaataagtaaacaaaaaaaaaatatatataggcGAACAAAAACTGAACTTTATTTTACAGAATGAACATCTGCGTATTCTGTCTTTTTTGTGACAATgtaatagttttgttttgttttgttcacatACTATAGtaatcatttaataaaatgacTACTCTAAAATccacaaaataacaacaacaacaacaacaaacaacaacaaaaaaacatcaacaaaaacaaaacgttaTTTTTCTCGCAGAAGTACacatatttatcatttgtttttttatttgatacattCCTCAAAAGTAAATGTAGGCAACAAGT from Mercenaria mercenaria strain notata chromosome 2, MADL_Memer_1, whole genome shotgun sequence carries:
- the LOC128554591 gene encoding uncharacterized protein LOC128554591 isoform X1; amino-acid sequence: MSYVFTRFQPKISLYRLLSFAWMILCVYNLLIKAFSFSQPGGREINTIKQDYSDTNSTMMFRILFFLGVITSVSCECPAKQFCFPRQWKSLVNFVNVIGEGNGTVQITPGSAHIFVDDVDAKLRLDIHKSHGTGTLIVLYKEHVGYYIENNKCTPVKPDLKYNLTLCTPENANISKPYLIGYKPSIKAVDYNFHFFVPNAVLSVEDNTAPVSLRMFGTLTGKFSMQSTLLFENFSPTKPNPKVFDVPRICKHIIDKQENAEIWQTLASRQLSELMQ
- the LOC128554591 gene encoding uncharacterized protein LOC128554591 isoform X5 yields the protein MSYVFTRFQPKISLYRLLSFAWMILCVYNLLIKAFSFSQPGGREINTIKQDYSDTNSTMMFRILFFLGVITSVSCECPAKQFCFPRQWKSLVNFVNVIGEGNGTVQITPHVGYYIENNKCTPVKPDLKYNLTLCTPENANISKPYLIGYKPSIKAVDYNFHFFVPNAVLSVEDNTAPVSLRMFGTLTGKFSMQSTLLFENFSPTKPNPKVFDVPRICKHIIDKQENAEIWQTLASRQLSELMQ
- the LOC128554591 gene encoding uncharacterized protein LOC128554591 isoform X3, producing the protein MSYVFTRFQPKISLYRLLSFAWMILCVYNLLIKAFSFSQPGGREINTIKQDYSDTNSTMMFRILFFLGVITSVSCECPAKQFCFPRQWKSLVNFVNVIGEGNGTVQITPGSAHIFVDDVDAKLRLDIHKSHGTGTLIVLYKEHVGYYIENNKCTPVKPDLKYNLTLCTPENANISKPYLIGYKPSIKAVDYNFHFFVPNAVLSVEDNTAPVSLRMFGTLTGKFSVLSTILFEDYSPTKPNPKVFDVPSICKHGKQENAEMWQTWASRPLWEMMQ
- the LOC128554591 gene encoding uncharacterized protein LOC128554591 isoform X4 translates to MSYVFTRFQPKISLYRLLSFAWMILCVYNLLIKAFSFSQPGGREINTIKQDYSDTNSTMMFRILFFLGVITSVSCECPAKQFCFPRQWKSLVNFVNVIGEGNGTVQITPGSAHIFVDDVDAKLRLDIHKSHGTGTLIVLYKEHVGYYIENNKCTPVKPDLKYNLTLCTPENANISKPYLIGYKPSIKAVDYSFHFFVSKAVLSVEGSTAPVSLRLFETLPGKFSVLSTILFEDYSPTKPNPKVFDVPSICKHGKQENAEMWQTWASRPLWEMMQ
- the LOC128554591 gene encoding uncharacterized protein LOC128554591 isoform X6, whose protein sequence is MSYVFTRFQPKISLYRLLSFAWMILCVYNLLIKAFSFSQPGGREINTIKQDYSDTNSTMMFRILFFLGVITSVSCECPAKQFCFPRQWKSLVNFVNVIGEGNGTVQITPHVGYYIENNKCTPVKPDLKYNLTLCTPENANISKPYLIGYKPSIKAVDYSFHFFVSKAVLSVEGSTAPVSLRLFETLPGKFSVLSTILFEDYSPTKPNPKVFDVPSICKHGKQENAEMWQTWASRPLWEMMQ